A part of Betaproteobacteria bacterium genomic DNA contains:
- a CDS encoding alpha/beta hydrolase: MNYVDVFYQSDDGLRLYARDYPGPARDAPVILCLPGLTRNSKDFAPLAEKLRTAYRVICPDQRGRGRSARDADPARYRPDRYVQDMRNLLDMLGITKVVVIGTSLGGLMAMIMMATDAGRIRAAVLNDVGPEVDPRGLARIAGYVGKSGPVRDWDAAAAQTAHTNGVAFPDYRVEDWQAMAREIYVQEGPTPVLDYDPAIALGVSNGTTAPNLWPLFELAGAKPLLVVRGETSDILSTETLAEMTRRLPHIITQNVSRRGHAPTLSEPEAWSAIDKFLGGLEQSAV; encoded by the coding sequence ATGAACTATGTCGATGTGTTTTACCAGAGTGATGACGGTCTGCGTCTCTATGCGCGCGACTACCCCGGCCCGGCGAGGGACGCGCCGGTTATTCTCTGTTTGCCCGGGCTGACGCGAAACAGCAAGGATTTTGCGCCGCTCGCGGAAAAATTGCGGACCGCGTATCGTGTAATCTGCCCGGACCAGCGTGGCCGTGGCCGCTCGGCCCGCGATGCCGATCCAGCTCGCTACCGTCCTGACCGGTATGTACAGGACATGCGCAATTTGCTTGATATGCTTGGCATTACCAAAGTGGTCGTGATCGGCACGTCCCTCGGCGGTCTGATGGCGATGATTATGATGGCAACCGATGCGGGTCGAATCCGTGCGGCAGTGCTGAATGACGTCGGGCCCGAAGTGGATCCGCGTGGCCTCGCACGCATTGCCGGTTACGTTGGCAAGAGTGGCCCCGTTCGTGATTGGGACGCGGCGGCCGCGCAAACTGCCCACACCAATGGCGTCGCCTTTCCCGACTATCGCGTCGAGGATTGGCAGGCGATGGCGCGTGAAATTTATGTGCAGGAGGGACCAACGCCGGTTCTCGATTACGACCCCGCGATTGCGTTGGGAGTGTCCAACGGCACCACCGCACCGAACCTCTGGCCGCTATTCGAACTGGCGGGCGCCAAACCCCTGCTGGTGGTACGTGGCGAGACGTCGGACATTCTGTCCACTGAGACGCTCGCGGAGATGACGCGCCGGCTGCCTCACATCATTACACAGAATGTCAGCAGGCGCGGACACGCCCCGACGCTAAGCGAGCCAGAGGCTTGGTCGGCAATCGACAAATTTCTTGGTGGTCTGGAGCAGTCTGCGGTATGA
- a CDS encoding tyrosine phenol-lyase: MQKRSWAEPYKIKMVELIKMTTLEERQKAIRDAGMNTFLLRAEDVYIDLLTDSGVGAMSDRQWAGLMMGDESYAGSRNFYHLRDAVENYYSYKFTVPTHQGRGAENILSKILIKPGDFVPGNMYFTTTRLHQELAGGTFVDVIIDEAHDAMSLHPFKGNVDLAKLDALVDKVGAEKIPYVCVATCVNMAGGQPISMENLRAVRAWCDRHGVLLVHDMTRVAENAWFIQQREPGYADKSVRDIVHELCSLTHAATMSSKKDAMVNIGGFLAMNDEKLYEKACGLVVVYEGLHTYGGMAGRDMEALAIGIGESVQDDHMDARIGQVIYLGEKLEKAGVPIVKPIGGHAVFLDARRMLPHIPQAQFPAQALAAALYVESGVRAMERGAVSAGRDKDTGENYYPSLELVRLTIPRRVYTQAHMDVTAESVARVMEQADNVRGLRFSHEPEMLRFFMGRFEEV; the protein is encoded by the coding sequence ATGCAAAAACGTTCATGGGCTGAGCCCTACAAGATCAAGATGGTCGAGCTGATCAAGATGACCACGCTTGAGGAGCGCCAGAAAGCCATTCGCGACGCGGGAATGAATACCTTTCTGCTGCGCGCGGAAGATGTGTATATCGATCTGCTGACCGATTCCGGCGTCGGTGCGATGAGCGATCGCCAGTGGGCGGGGCTGATGATGGGCGACGAATCTTATGCGGGTAGTCGAAATTTCTATCACCTGCGCGACGCGGTCGAAAATTACTACTCCTACAAATTCACCGTTCCAACTCACCAGGGTCGCGGTGCGGAAAACATCCTCAGCAAAATCCTCATCAAGCCCGGCGACTTTGTGCCAGGTAACATGTACTTCACCACCACGCGGCTGCATCAGGAACTGGCCGGCGGCACCTTCGTTGATGTCATCATCGATGAAGCCCACGATGCGATGAGCCTTCATCCCTTCAAGGGCAATGTCGATCTCGCCAAGCTGGACGCGCTGGTCGATAAAGTGGGGGCGGAAAAAATTCCTTATGTTTGCGTCGCCACCTGCGTGAACATGGCCGGGGGACAGCCGATCTCCATGGAGAATCTGCGCGCGGTGCGTGCCTGGTGCGACCGCCACGGCGTGCTGCTGGTACACGATATGACGCGTGTGGCGGAAAATGCCTGGTTCATCCAGCAGCGGGAACCAGGATACGCAGACAAATCAGTGCGCGACATCGTGCACGAGCTTTGCAGCCTCACGCACGCCGCCACCATGTCCTCGAAAAAGGATGCCATGGTCAACATTGGCGGCTTCCTTGCGATGAATGACGAGAAGCTATACGAGAAGGCCTGTGGCCTAGTAGTTGTGTATGAAGGACTGCACACGTACGGCGGAATGGCGGGACGCGATATGGAAGCGCTGGCCATCGGCATCGGTGAAAGCGTGCAGGATGATCACATGGATGCGCGCATCGGCCAGGTAATTTATCTGGGAGAAAAACTGGAAAAGGCCGGCGTTCCGATCGTCAAGCCGATCGGCGGCCACGCGGTATTCCTGGATGCGCGGCGCATGTTGCCGCACATTCCGCAGGCCCAGTTCCCCGCACAAGCATTGGCCGCCGCGCTATACGTCGAGTCAGGCGTGCGTGCAATGGAACGCGGAGCCGTATCGGCGGGTCGGGACAAGGACACCGGTGAAAATTACTACCCGAGTCTGGAGCTCGTGCGCCTGACCATCCCACGCCGGGTGTACACCCAGGCGCACATGGATGTCACCGCCGAGTCGGTCGCGCGCGTAATGGAGCAGGCGGATAACGTGCGCGGCCTGCGCTTCAGCCATGAACCTGAAATGTTGCGTTTCTTCATGGGTCGGTTTGAAGAGGTTTGA
- the xrtH gene encoding exosortase H yields MHRFLLIFVALQTLLFGIELLHPVQQHLVLPWTALLAKTCVALVARFDLNAVAFGKILWNPATGFGVAIEPGCNGIEACIVLLAAIVAFPAGWRHRAWGLAFGFLAVQGLNVVRIISLFYLGQWNDSVFRFAHEYLWQGLIMLDVLLVWLFWVRANPDPWVRSDAQIIPSHMNARLTA; encoded by the coding sequence GTGCACCGCTTCCTCCTGATATTCGTCGCCCTGCAAACGCTGCTCTTCGGCATCGAGCTGCTGCATCCCGTGCAACAGCATCTGGTGTTGCCGTGGACCGCCCTGCTCGCGAAGACCTGCGTCGCGCTGGTAGCGCGGTTCGATCTCAATGCCGTCGCTTTTGGAAAGATACTGTGGAATCCGGCGACGGGATTTGGCGTGGCGATCGAACCGGGCTGCAACGGCATCGAAGCATGCATCGTCCTGCTCGCGGCGATCGTTGCCTTTCCTGCCGGTTGGCGGCATCGCGCCTGGGGACTCGCGTTCGGCTTCCTCGCCGTGCAGGGTTTAAACGTCGTTCGCATCATCAGTCTTTTCTACCTCGGGCAGTGGAACGACTCGGTGTTTCGGTTCGCACATGAGTATCTCTGGCAGGGCCTGATCATGCTCGATGTGCTGCTGGTCTGGCTGTTCTGGGTCCGGGCCAATCCGGATCCGTGGGTGCGGAGCGATGCGCAAATAATCCCCAGTCACATGAATGCGCGGCTCACCGCATGA